In the genome of Opitutia bacterium KCR 482, one region contains:
- the nuoE gene encoding NADH-quinone oxidoreductase subunit NuoE produces MISKKNEEILKKYTPRRENLVTAFQDIQERDGYVSEEALADTAEYFSVSKADAYSVVSFYAQFKFKKPGKHTIKVCKGTACHVRGSGTLLAALEERLGIKEGETTPDGLISLERVACLGACALAPAMVVDDKVHARISLGQLEKILEGLR; encoded by the coding sequence ATGATTAGCAAGAAGAACGAAGAAATACTGAAAAAATATACGCCGCGACGCGAGAATCTCGTCACGGCGTTTCAGGACATTCAGGAAAGGGACGGATACGTTTCGGAGGAGGCTCTCGCCGACACCGCCGAATACTTTTCCGTATCGAAAGCCGACGCCTATTCGGTAGTCAGCTTTTACGCGCAATTCAAATTCAAAAAACCCGGCAAGCACACAATAAAAGTGTGCAAGGGCACGGCATGCCACGTAAGAGGCTCCGGAACGCTTCTTGCCGCCTTGGAGGAAAGGCTCGGAATCAAGGAGGGCGAAACAACCCCCGACGGACTCATAAGCCTCGAAAGAGTGGCATGTCTTGGAGCGTGCGCCCTCGCGCCAGCGATGGTTGTGGACGACAAAGTCCACGCGAGGATAAGCCTCGGACAACTCGAAAAAATTTTGGAAGGATTGCGCTGA
- a CDS encoding alpha-L-rhamnosidase C-terminal domain-containing protein: MKKTFLCILLLSACAIFGGESAKWISADDFTADAFNTWIAFRKDAELAETPASAKLKIAADSKYWLWVNGKLAVFEGGLKRGPNPADGYYDEIDIAPFLKSGKNRVAVLLWYFGKDGFSHKSSGKSGLYIDGGEIADFDTSADWLSRVHPAYGTAGAPFPNFRLSESNLQFDANRDMENWQTRDDLSEKFAFKKSREYGKLGCAPWNAAEKRPIPQWKLRKPIELQFTAKKSWLGGTAVAKLPYNMQMTPIITVYDPVGNSLVSVETDHAFTGGDNCLRAEYITKKGLQTYESVGWLNGHEIVLKFPRYVDVKKIEARESGYDTEVSGKFSCDNPFFMRFWQKGLNTLYVNMRDTYFDCPDRERAQWWGDVVILSGESFYTYTPSVNALTRKAIRQLVSWQRPDGSLFAPIPGNYTSELPGQMLASIGKYGFWNYYMNTGDADTVKFAYPAVKKYLSLWTLDSTGLTEFRKGGWSWGDWGENRDKRLILAGWHYIALAAAANMAELLGLPDDAKTYRQTMQKVKAGFEKCWNGTAYRHPEYNGETDDRVHALAVISGIADKSKYDAIFKVFKTQKHASPYMEKYVMEALFKMGHGGYALDRAEERFKKMVDDPRYTTLFEGWEKDGFGGGSVNHAWSGGAITVISSELCGLRPLEPAWKKFAVEPQPANFKRASLGFQTVSGEVKSSFVRDGSAFIMDVSVPTLAVVSLPEFCSGKTLRVNGKTVSEKTVNGKRTFELPKGDYSIIVK, translated from the coding sequence ATGAAAAAGACGTTTTTATGCATTCTGCTTCTTTCCGCGTGCGCTATTTTCGGAGGCGAGTCCGCAAAATGGATTTCCGCCGACGATTTCACCGCCGACGCGTTCAACACTTGGATTGCGTTCAGAAAAGACGCGGAACTTGCGGAAACGCCCGCGTCGGCAAAACTCAAAATCGCCGCCGACAGCAAATACTGGCTCTGGGTAAACGGCAAGCTCGCGGTCTTCGAGGGCGGGCTAAAACGCGGCCCGAATCCCGCCGACGGCTACTACGACGAAATCGACATCGCGCCATTCCTGAAATCGGGCAAAAACCGCGTCGCCGTTCTGCTTTGGTACTTCGGCAAAGACGGATTCTCGCACAAAAGCAGCGGGAAATCGGGGCTGTACATTGACGGCGGCGAAATTGCCGATTTCGACACCTCCGCGGACTGGCTTTCGCGAGTCCACCCCGCCTACGGCACAGCGGGCGCGCCGTTCCCGAACTTCCGGCTGTCGGAATCAAACTTGCAGTTCGACGCAAACAGGGATATGGAAAACTGGCAAACGCGCGACGACCTTTCCGAAAAATTCGCCTTCAAAAAATCGCGCGAGTACGGCAAATTGGGCTGCGCTCCGTGGAACGCCGCCGAAAAACGCCCCATTCCGCAATGGAAACTGCGCAAGCCGATAGAGCTTCAATTTACGGCCAAGAAATCGTGGCTTGGCGGCACGGCAGTGGCAAAACTTCCGTACAACATGCAGATGACGCCGATTATCACCGTCTACGACCCCGTCGGAAACTCGCTCGTGTCCGTCGAAACCGACCACGCGTTCACGGGCGGCGACAACTGTCTCCGCGCCGAATACATCACAAAGAAAGGCTTGCAGACATACGAATCGGTGGGCTGGCTCAACGGGCACGAAATAGTCTTGAAATTTCCGCGGTATGTAGACGTGAAAAAAATCGAGGCGCGGGAATCGGGCTACGACACCGAAGTTTCGGGTAAATTTTCGTGCGACAACCCGTTCTTCATGCGCTTCTGGCAAAAGGGGCTGAACACTCTGTACGTCAACATGCGCGACACATACTTCGACTGCCCCGACCGCGAACGCGCCCAGTGGTGGGGCGACGTCGTGATTCTTTCGGGCGAAAGCTTTTACACCTACACGCCGTCGGTAAACGCGCTCACCCGCAAGGCAATCCGCCAGCTCGTGAGCTGGCAAAGGCCCGACGGCTCGCTGTTCGCGCCGATTCCCGGCAACTACACCAGCGAACTTCCCGGACAAATGCTCGCGTCAATCGGCAAATACGGATTCTGGAACTACTACATGAACACGGGCGACGCCGACACTGTCAAATTCGCGTATCCCGCAGTCAAAAAATACCTCTCCCTCTGGACGCTCGATTCCACTGGGCTTACCGAATTCCGCAAAGGCGGCTGGAGCTGGGGCGACTGGGGCGAAAACCGCGACAAACGCCTGATTCTTGCGGGCTGGCATTATATCGCACTCGCCGCCGCCGCGAACATGGCGGAACTTTTGGGCTTACCCGACGACGCAAAAACCTACCGCCAAACAATGCAAAAAGTTAAGGCGGGCTTCGAAAAATGCTGGAACGGCACGGCGTACAGACACCCCGAATACAACGGCGAAACCGACGACCGCGTCCACGCGCTCGCCGTGATTTCGGGCATCGCCGACAAATCGAAATACGACGCAATTTTCAAGGTCTTCAAAACCCAAAAACACGCAAGCCCCTACATGGAAAAATACGTCATGGAGGCTCTGTTTAAAATGGGACACGGCGGCTACGCGCTCGACAGGGCGGAGGAACGCTTCAAGAAAATGGTGGACGACCCGCGCTATACAACGCTCTTCGAGGGCTGGGAAAAGGACGGCTTCGGGGGCGGCTCAGTAAACCACGCATGGAGCGGCGGAGCAATCACGGTGATTTCGTCGGAACTCTGCGGACTCCGCCCGCTCGAACCCGCATGGAAAAAATTTGCGGTAGAACCGCAGCCCGCAAATTTCAAACGGGCGTCGCTGGGCTTCCAAACCGTTTCGGGCGAAGTGAAATCGTCATTCGTGCGCGACGGTTCGGCGTTCATCATGGACGTGTCGGTGCCGACGCTCGCAGTCGTTTCCCTCCCCGAATTTTGCAGCGGCAAAACCCTGCGCGTAAACGGCAAAACCGTTTCCGAAAAAACCGTAAACGGCAAACGCACTTTCGAACTGCCCAAAGGCGACTATTCGATAATCGTCAAATAA
- the nuoF gene encoding NADH-quinone oxidoreductase subunit NuoF, protein MEILKSQRESAKKRWSEFFESDKPRILVGAATCGRAAGALDVMEEFKKELSAAGISDKVELVETGCLGLCYAEPLVEIRACGTPSVLYSNVSPKDVAKLVKEHVVGGNAVREKAEAVMSDAEYDGIVPFKKHPMVELQKRVVLRNCGVINPDDFWHYLARGGYEGLERAFSMSPEDVIEEMKKSGLRGRGGAGFPTGMKWSFARASKSDEKYIICNADEGDPGAFMDRSVLEGDPHAIVEGLMIAGYAIGAQHAYIYVRSEYPLAIERLKTAIKQAEEAGLLRKKLENGFEFEIKIKKGSGAFVCGEETSLMASIEGVRAMPRPKPPFPANSGLFKKPTNINNVETLAATSSIMRMGADKYAAFGSEKSRGTKTFSLAGKIKRTGLIEVELGIKLGDIVNKIGGGCTDGKNFKAVQTGGPSGGCLTKEHFGLPVDYENLAAVGSIIGSGGMVVMNEDSCMVEVAKYFVNFTENESCGKCVPCRMGTQHLHRILEKITSGHGEEGDIERLKKIAQTMKESSLCGLGQTAPNPILTTLRYFGDEYKAHIEEKKCPALACSKLVVYAVERDKCKGCTLCERACPTGAISGGLKKPHSIDASKCISCGACFQTCKFGAITRR, encoded by the coding sequence ATGGAAATTTTGAAATCCCAAAGGGAGTCCGCAAAAAAGCGGTGGAGCGAATTTTTCGAGTCCGACAAACCCCGCATTTTGGTGGGAGCGGCAACTTGCGGCAGAGCCGCGGGCGCGCTCGACGTAATGGAGGAGTTCAAAAAAGAGCTTTCCGCTGCGGGAATTTCGGACAAGGTTGAACTCGTCGAAACGGGGTGCTTGGGGCTTTGCTATGCCGAGCCGCTCGTGGAAATCAGGGCTTGCGGAACGCCGTCGGTTCTGTATTCGAACGTGTCGCCCAAAGACGTCGCAAAGCTTGTAAAAGAGCACGTTGTGGGGGGAAATGCGGTGCGCGAAAAGGCTGAGGCAGTGATGTCCGACGCCGAATACGACGGCATAGTTCCGTTTAAAAAGCACCCGATGGTGGAGCTTCAAAAGCGCGTCGTTTTGCGTAATTGCGGCGTGATAAACCCCGACGATTTCTGGCACTATCTCGCCCGCGGCGGATACGAAGGGCTTGAACGCGCGTTTTCGATGTCGCCCGAAGACGTCATCGAGGAGATGAAAAAGAGCGGACTGCGCGGCAGGGGCGGCGCGGGCTTCCCGACGGGAATGAAGTGGAGCTTCGCCCGCGCGTCGAAGTCGGACGAAAAATACATAATCTGCAACGCCGACGAGGGCGACCCTGGCGCATTCATGGACCGCTCCGTTCTCGAAGGCGACCCCCACGCAATCGTGGAGGGGCTTATGATTGCGGGCTACGCAATCGGCGCGCAACACGCCTACATTTACGTTAGAAGTGAATATCCGCTTGCAATCGAACGCTTGAAAACAGCAATAAAACAGGCGGAGGAGGCGGGGCTTTTGCGCAAAAAGCTCGAAAACGGCTTCGAGTTCGAAATAAAAATAAAAAAAGGTTCTGGCGCGTTTGTCTGCGGCGAGGAAACATCGCTCATGGCGAGCATAGAGGGCGTCCGCGCAATGCCGCGCCCAAAGCCGCCGTTCCCCGCAAACAGCGGACTTTTCAAAAAACCCACCAACATCAACAACGTCGAAACGCTCGCCGCGACAAGCTCCATAATGAGAATGGGCGCGGACAAATACGCGGCGTTCGGCTCCGAAAAGAGCAGGGGAACAAAGACGTTCTCGCTCGCGGGGAAAATCAAGCGCACTGGGCTTATTGAAGTGGAGCTTGGCATAAAGCTCGGCGACATCGTAAACAAAATCGGCGGCGGCTGTACCGACGGCAAAAACTTCAAAGCCGTGCAGACGGGCGGTCCGTCGGGCGGCTGTCTTACAAAAGAGCACTTCGGCCTGCCCGTAGACTACGAAAACCTTGCCGCGGTAGGCTCGATAATCGGTTCGGGCGGCATGGTCGTAATGAACGAAGACTCGTGCATGGTCGAAGTCGCAAAATACTTCGTCAACTTCACCGAAAACGAATCGTGCGGAAAATGCGTTCCGTGCAGAATGGGAACGCAGCACCTCCACCGCATTCTCGAAAAAATAACGTCGGGACACGGCGAAGAGGGCGACATCGAACGCCTCAAAAAAATCGCGCAGACAATGAAAGAGTCGTCGCTGTGCGGCTTGGGTCAAACCGCGCCGAACCCGATTCTCACAACTCTGCGCTACTTCGGCGACGAGTACAAGGCGCACATAGAGGAAAAAAAGTGCCCCGCGCTTGCGTGCTCGAAACTCGTGGTCTACGCTGTCGAGCGGGACAAATGCAAAGGCTGTACGCTGTGCGAACGCGCCTGCCCCACGGGCGCGATTTCGGGCGGGCTTAAAAAGCCGCATTCAATAGACGCGTCCAAGTGCATTTCTTGCGGGGCGTGCTTCCAGACATGCAAATTCGGGGCAATCACAAGGCGATAA
- the gltA gene encoding NADPH-dependent glutamate synthase yields the protein MSEEKPRKLKASGLPRISVPEQDPARRATNFEEVPYGISLEAAMDEASRCMQCPKPRCIAACPVNIRIPEFIAEIAKGDPKAAALKLKKQTALPAVCGRVCPQENQCEGSCVLGIRGKSVAIGTLERFAADYVRINNLEELPQKAEPTGKRVAVIGCGPAGITAASDLAISGHEVEIFEALHLPGGVLMYGIPQFRLPKEIVMHEVESLKKLGVKIHFNYIVGKLRTIDSLLAEGFDAVFIGAGAGLPIFLGIEGENSVGVFSANEFLTRFNLMKAYDFPNHATTPVSAKHIITVGGGNVAMDSSRTALRIGAKSTLVYRRAREQMPARAEEVHHAEQEGVNFQMLTNPKRIIADENGKIVALECVKMELGEPDSSGRRSVSEIAGSEFRIPCDALVAAIGNRPNPLLPMTCHSLKTTKKGTLEADPETLQTSIPQVFAGGDIVSGAATVISAMGQAKKAVRSINRFLKGEPLKDETAAI from the coding sequence ATGTCAGAAGAAAAACCGAGAAAATTGAAGGCGTCGGGACTTCCGCGCATAAGCGTTCCGGAGCAGGATCCCGCCCGCAGGGCGACGAACTTCGAGGAAGTCCCCTACGGAATTTCCCTCGAAGCCGCAATGGACGAGGCGAGCCGCTGCATGCAGTGCCCCAAACCGCGCTGCATTGCGGCGTGCCCCGTAAACATCAGGATACCCGAATTCATCGCAGAAATCGCGAAGGGCGACCCGAAAGCCGCCGCGCTTAAACTCAAAAAACAGACCGCGCTCCCCGCCGTCTGCGGCCGCGTCTGCCCGCAGGAAAACCAGTGCGAGGGCAGCTGCGTTTTGGGAATCCGCGGGAAATCCGTGGCAATCGGAACTCTCGAACGCTTTGCGGCGGACTACGTGCGCATAAACAATCTGGAAGAGCTTCCGCAAAAGGCGGAACCCACGGGCAAGAGGGTTGCCGTCATCGGTTGCGGACCCGCTGGCATTACGGCGGCGTCCGACTTGGCTATTTCTGGGCACGAAGTGGAAATTTTCGAAGCCCTACACCTCCCCGGAGGCGTGCTCATGTACGGCATTCCGCAGTTCAGGCTTCCGAAGGAAATCGTCATGCACGAAGTGGAGTCTCTCAAAAAGCTGGGCGTGAAAATCCACTTTAACTACATTGTGGGCAAGCTCCGCACGATAGACTCTCTCTTGGCGGAGGGCTTCGACGCCGTGTTCATCGGCGCGGGCGCGGGGCTTCCGATTTTCCTCGGAATCGAGGGCGAAAACAGCGTCGGAGTGTTCTCCGCAAACGAGTTCCTCACGCGCTTCAACCTGATGAAAGCCTACGACTTCCCCAACCACGCAACGACTCCCGTTTCGGCAAAGCACATCATTACCGTAGGCGGCGGGAACGTCGCCATGGACTCGTCGCGGACGGCTCTTCGCATAGGCGCGAAATCAACGCTCGTCTACCGGCGCGCCCGCGAGCAAATGCCCGCCCGCGCCGAAGAGGTGCACCACGCCGAACAGGAGGGCGTGAACTTCCAAATGCTCACAAACCCCAAGCGGATTATCGCCGACGAAAACGGGAAAATCGTCGCGCTCGAATGCGTTAAGATGGAGCTTGGCGAGCCTGACTCTTCGGGGCGCAGGAGCGTTTCGGAAATCGCCGGAAGCGAATTCAGGATTCCGTGCGACGCGCTTGTCGCGGCAATCGGCAACCGCCCGAACCCGCTGCTTCCCATGACCTGCCATTCCCTCAAAACCACGAAAAAGGGAACGCTTGAAGCCGACCCCGAAACGCTCCAAACCTCCATTCCGCAAGTGTTCGCCGGCGGCGACATCGTAAGCGGCGCGGCTACGGTTATCAGCGCGATGGGTCAGGCAAAAAAGGCGGTCAGAAGCATAAACAGGTTTTTGAAAGGCGAGCCTCTGAAAGATGAGACTGCTGCTATCTAA
- a CDS encoding 5'/3'-nucleotidase SurE → MRLLLSNDDGLDSPFLPAFARALAKVADLKIVVPSGERSWIGRAYSRHSELEAQPRDFFGLDCQTVSGTPADCVNIALGHLCAEPPDAVISGLNIGQNVAMPLLWSSGTFAAAVEGAGWGLPAFAFSMRLEKVYYEYCRLRHGAAPEPLLRNIEAASEHAAQFIVDMLSKGECGAGVVVNVNYPIKYTRQTPFAECKPAGVDLRSVYTRGDDGKFRFSYSLGSVGANGELTDVECLDKSIACFSKIKIR, encoded by the coding sequence ATGAGACTGCTGCTATCTAACGACGACGGGCTTGACTCGCCCTTTCTGCCCGCGTTCGCGCGCGCCCTCGCAAAAGTTGCCGACTTGAAAATAGTCGTGCCGTCGGGCGAGCGCAGCTGGATAGGCAGGGCGTACAGCCGCCATTCCGAGCTTGAAGCCCAACCGCGCGACTTCTTCGGACTCGACTGCCAGACGGTTTCGGGCACGCCCGCCGACTGCGTAAACATAGCCCTCGGACACCTTTGCGCCGAGCCTCCCGACGCCGTAATTTCGGGCTTGAATATCGGGCAGAATGTGGCGATGCCGCTTCTTTGGAGCAGCGGAACATTTGCCGCCGCCGTCGAGGGCGCGGGCTGGGGACTGCCCGCGTTCGCGTTTTCGATGCGGCTTGAAAAAGTCTACTACGAATATTGCAGACTGCGCCACGGCGCGGCTCCCGAACCGCTTTTGCGCAACATAGAGGCGGCTTCCGAACACGCCGCGCAGTTCATTGTGGACATGCTTTCAAAGGGCGAATGCGGCGCGGGGGTTGTAGTGAATGTCAACTACCCGATAAAATACACGCGGCAGACGCCGTTTGCGGAGTGCAAGCCTGCGGGCGTCGATTTGCGCTCGGTCTACACGCGCGGCGACGACGGAAAATTCAGGTTCTCGTACAGCCTCGGCTCTGTCGGCGCAAACGGGGAACTCACCGATGTCGAATGCCTCGACAAGTCGATTGCCTGCTTCTCGAAAATCAAAATAAGGTAG
- a CDS encoding sulfide/dihydroorotate dehydrogenase-like FAD/NAD-binding protein, which produces MDTFKLTIDGKTVEAKAGMTVLDAAKNAGIFIPSLCAHDELSPYGACRLCVVEIDGMRGTPTSCTTPAAEGMTVRTNTEKLELQRKRTIELMMSSHPSPCFSCDSREECESEKKQPTRSGHTTRCGTCSNRPDCELRQVALPRFESDIGLPLIYDEGKAERNDPFIDKDHNLCILCGRCFRVCEKVHGKPAIGIANRGKNAKISAEFEKSWSSEECRFCGACVDACPTGCLTDRWAKWFGKPEKTAETVCALCPRHCRVKVAIKDGRIVSAHAVSLEKGDALCALGRFAIPQIMNSRKRLLRAKIMRNGEQVPAHAEEIAGKFAEILENAGGKILMVEHVGGFYESRKAVRALAAKFGAKLVKAAVNDASLDAETLREISEGKYEAAFTVGSYLAAELAAKIPHLIVADFLKTPLQDKAELVLPIAVFGESAGTFADAGGAKFAAAAAVATRLDQRPISGYLSDVCVKCGIDVKAFDFELEKIPEDFADPRSDKRNLPEMAFGHFLADYVPDLELLGLKKSPEKTAESKAKEEGGFEILENIELAPNFHSLKIKAPDMAKYARAGHFAILMANADSERSPFTIADWNAEEGWVKFIIEEVGRSSAEIGALSAGDKLSVASGPLGTPVDLDKFEKGSKALLLGGCYGIGAIYPIARELTARGVKVECAIEASSSYMLFFKDELSKVCEKLYVATRDGSEGMKGGCRDVLKNFGAGFDSVVAIGCVFMMKQCAAALPSGVSNAQCALNPIMVDGTGMCGACRVSVGGGTKFACVDGPFFPLAEVDFAELGKRRTAYKLLEIEAMPRHIGGKCHS; this is translated from the coding sequence ATGGATACTTTCAAACTTACAATAGACGGAAAAACCGTGGAGGCGAAAGCCGGCATGACGGTTTTGGATGCGGCGAAAAACGCGGGTATTTTCATACCGTCGCTCTGCGCCCACGACGAACTTTCGCCCTACGGCGCGTGCCGCCTGTGCGTTGTCGAAATAGACGGAATGCGCGGCACGCCGACGTCGTGCACGACGCCCGCCGCCGAGGGAATGACGGTGCGCACGAACACCGAAAAGCTCGAATTGCAGCGCAAGCGCACGATAGAGCTTATGATGAGCTCGCACCCGTCTCCGTGCTTTTCGTGCGATTCGCGCGAAGAGTGCGAGTCGGAAAAAAAACAGCCCACGCGCTCGGGGCACACAACCCGCTGCGGAACGTGCTCAAACCGCCCCGACTGCGAGCTGCGGCAAGTCGCGCTTCCGAGATTCGAGTCGGACATCGGGCTTCCGCTCATCTACGACGAAGGCAAAGCGGAGCGCAACGACCCGTTTATCGACAAAGACCACAACCTGTGCATACTTTGCGGCAGGTGCTTCCGCGTCTGCGAAAAGGTGCACGGCAAGCCCGCAATCGGTATTGCCAACAGGGGAAAGAACGCGAAAATTTCGGCGGAATTCGAAAAGTCGTGGAGCTCGGAAGAGTGCAGATTTTGCGGCGCGTGCGTAGACGCTTGTCCCACGGGCTGCCTTACAGACCGCTGGGCAAAGTGGTTCGGCAAACCCGAAAAAACCGCGGAGACCGTGTGCGCTCTCTGCCCGCGCCACTGCCGCGTAAAAGTAGCAATCAAGGACGGCAGGATAGTTTCGGCGCACGCGGTGTCGCTCGAAAAGGGCGACGCTCTCTGCGCCCTCGGCCGTTTTGCCATTCCGCAGATAATGAACAGCAGAAAACGCCTTTTGCGCGCGAAGATAATGCGAAACGGCGAGCAGGTTCCCGCGCATGCGGAGGAGATTGCCGGCAAATTCGCGGAAATCCTCGAAAACGCGGGCGGAAAAATCCTGATGGTCGAGCACGTCGGGGGCTTTTACGAATCGCGCAAGGCGGTTCGGGCGTTGGCGGCAAAATTCGGGGCAAAACTCGTAAAGGCGGCGGTCAACGACGCTTCCCTCGACGCCGAAACCCTCCGCGAAATTTCCGAGGGAAAATACGAAGCCGCATTCACCGTAGGCTCTTATCTTGCCGCGGAGCTTGCCGCTAAAATTCCGCATCTCATAGTTGCGGACTTCCTTAAAACGCCATTGCAGGACAAAGCGGAACTCGTGCTTCCCATCGCGGTTTTCGGGGAGAGCGCGGGTACGTTTGCCGACGCAGGCGGGGCGAAATTCGCGGCGGCGGCAGCCGTCGCAACGCGCCTCGACCAACGCCCGATAAGCGGATACCTTTCCGACGTCTGCGTGAAATGCGGAATAGACGTTAAGGCGTTCGACTTCGAGCTTGAAAAAATCCCCGAAGATTTCGCCGACCCCCGCTCCGACAAGCGCAATCTGCCCGAAATGGCGTTCGGGCATTTCCTCGCCGACTACGTTCCCGATTTGGAACTGCTCGGCCTCAAAAAATCTCCCGAAAAGACGGCGGAAAGCAAGGCGAAAGAGGAGGGCGGCTTCGAAATTCTCGAAAACATCGAGCTTGCGCCAAACTTCCACTCGCTGAAAATAAAAGCTCCCGACATGGCGAAATACGCCCGCGCGGGGCACTTTGCAATCCTCATGGCGAACGCCGACAGCGAACGCTCGCCGTTCACGATTGCCGACTGGAACGCCGAAGAGGGCTGGGTAAAATTCATAATAGAGGAGGTCGGCAGGTCGAGCGCGGAAATAGGCGCGCTTTCGGCGGGCGACAAACTATCCGTCGCAAGCGGGCCGCTCGGCACGCCCGTAGACCTCGACAAATTCGAAAAAGGCTCGAAAGCCCTGCTTTTGGGCGGCTGCTACGGCATAGGAGCAATCTACCCGATTGCCCGCGAACTTACCGCGCGGGGCGTGAAGGTCGAATGCGCGATAGAGGCTTCGTCGTCGTACATGCTTTTCTTCAAGGACGAGCTTTCGAAAGTCTGCGAAAAGCTTTATGTCGCCACGCGCGACGGTAGCGAAGGCATGAAGGGCGGCTGCCGCGACGTTTTGAAAAATTTCGGCGCGGGCTTTGATTCCGTCGTCGCCATCGGCTGCGTGTTTATGATGAAGCAGTGCGCGGCGGCTCTGCCGTCGGGCGTTTCGAACGCGCAGTGCGCCCTCAACCCGATTATGGTGGACGGCACGGGCATGTGCGGCGCGTGCCGCGTAAGCGTCGGCGGCGGCACAAAATTCGCGTGCGTAGACGGGCCGTTCTTCCCGCTCGCGGAGGTCGATTTCGCCGAACTCGGCAAGCGCAGAACTGCGTACAAACTTTTGGAAATAGAGGCAATGCCGCGCCACATCGGCGGGAAATGCCATTCGTAA
- a CDS encoding sugar phosphate isomerase/epimerase — protein MRRTFFLFLTVSVLFANLLHAERAERKVGIQTFTFAKQTIEELLPLVRECGVDAIGLSRHALSKKYPDAMVEPSMSDEQKAFLKKILADNKIKVVSYGVSTPTTENAIRKLLSFVKEFGADTVIAEPSADKLPLWNKLCAEYGMKVAVHNHGKDAKRNAAFSDPKFVASMIADYPNVYACPDTGHWGRSGVNAVEGFKTFENKIGIVHFRDMSAYGLSAYDVPFGTGAMNVDAMLAELDRQKFDGWLLLEYIGWWKNTPAQKLDEVKRSVEYLKAH, from the coding sequence ATGAGAAGGACATTTTTTTTGTTTCTTACGGTTTCCGTTTTATTTGCCAATTTGCTTCACGCCGAGCGCGCCGAGAGAAAGGTCGGCATTCAGACTTTCACGTTTGCAAAGCAGACGATAGAGGAGCTTTTACCGCTTGTCCGCGAATGCGGTGTTGACGCTATCGGGCTTTCGCGTCATGCGCTCTCGAAGAAGTATCCCGACGCGATGGTTGAGCCGTCGATGTCGGACGAACAAAAGGCGTTCCTCAAAAAGATTCTTGCCGACAACAAAATCAAGGTGGTTTCCTACGGCGTTTCGACTCCCACGACCGAAAACGCAATCCGCAAGCTGCTTTCGTTTGTCAAGGAGTTCGGCGCGGACACCGTCATTGCCGAGCCGTCCGCCGACAAGCTTCCCCTCTGGAACAAGCTTTGCGCCGAGTACGGAATGAAAGTCGCCGTCCACAACCACGGCAAGGACGCCAAGCGCAATGCGGCGTTTTCGGACCCGAAGTTTGTGGCATCGATGATTGCCGACTATCCCAATGTCTACGCCTGTCCCGACACAGGGCACTGGGGGCGTTCGGGCGTCAATGCGGTCGAGGGTTTCAAGACGTTCGAAAACAAAATCGGCATCGTCCATTTCCGCGACATGAGTGCGTACGGGCTTTCCGCCTACGACGTTCCCTTCGGCACGGGCGCGATGAACGTAGACGCCATGCTTGCCGAACTTGACCGCCAGAAGTTCGACGGCTGGCTTTTGCTTGAATACATCGGCTGGTGGAAGAACACGCCCGCGCAGAAGCTCGACGAGGTAAAGCGGAGTGTCGAGTATCTCAAAGCGCATTAA